A region of Deltaproteobacteria bacterium DNA encodes the following proteins:
- the thiL gene encoding thiamine-phosphate kinase codes for MKRGEFGLINDFVKAFARPRAPLVLGPGDDCALLRAKPGEELVLTVDALVEGVHFTKRFTPEEIGHKALAVNLSDLAAMGARPVAFLVAIAMPERWLAKLPGIARGMSRLAERCGCQLAGGNMSRARELSITVTALGAVPAGRALRRDGARPGDRLLVSGALGGAAAGLRKSASHLRARQRTPEPRVALGLLARDVAHAAIDISDGLAQDLRHVLQASKVGALLVDDAIPLERGATLANALSGGEDYELLLAVPPKRAAALIQASRRLGLPLTDIGWVTRRVGLSGTSQAVAGHDHFRSRN; via the coding sequence GTGAAGCGCGGCGAGTTCGGGCTGATTAACGATTTTGTCAAGGCCTTCGCTCGGCCGCGCGCGCCGCTCGTGCTCGGCCCCGGCGACGATTGCGCGCTCCTGCGTGCGAAGCCGGGCGAGGAGCTGGTGTTGACCGTGGATGCCCTCGTCGAGGGCGTGCACTTCACGAAGCGCTTCACACCCGAAGAGATTGGCCACAAGGCCCTCGCGGTGAACCTCTCGGACCTCGCGGCGATGGGCGCCAGGCCCGTCGCCTTTCTCGTCGCCATCGCCATGCCTGAGCGCTGGCTCGCAAAGCTGCCTGGAATCGCGCGCGGGATGTCGCGGCTCGCGGAGCGCTGCGGTTGCCAGCTCGCCGGCGGAAACATGAGCCGCGCGCGAGAGCTCTCCATCACCGTGACCGCGCTGGGCGCCGTGCCGGCAGGGCGTGCGCTGCGTCGCGACGGCGCTCGACCAGGCGATCGCCTGCTCGTCTCGGGAGCGCTCGGCGGAGCGGCCGCTGGCCTTCGCAAGTCGGCCTCGCACCTGCGCGCGCGCCAGCGCACGCCCGAACCGCGCGTCGCGCTCGGCCTGCTCGCGCGCGACGTGGCCCACGCGGCCATCGACATCTCCGACGGGCTCGCCCAGGACCTCCGGCACGTGCTGCAGGCCTCGAAGGTGGGCGCGCTGCTCGTGGACGACGCGATTCCCCTCGAGCGCGGGGCCACGCTCGCGAACGCGCTCTCGGGCGGCGAGGACTACGAGCTGCTCCTGGCGGTGCCGCCCAAGCGTGCGGCCGCTCTCATCCAGGCGTCGCGGCGCCTCGGGCTGCCGCTCACGGACATCGGCTGGGTGACGCGGCGCGTGGGCCTCTCCGGCACGTCGCAAGCTGTAGCGGGACACGACCACTTCCGGTCGCGCAATTGA